A window of the Pseudomonadota bacterium genome harbors these coding sequences:
- a CDS encoding Hsp20/alpha crystallin family protein, which produces MDIPAIDPKEIFISIIEEKLSVKGERKKEEELKNEECYRSERACGSFQRIIQLPTDVIADKARATYKDGVLKITVPKSHKVVPKEIKVEIQ; this is translated from the coding sequence ATGGATATCCCTGCCATTGACCCGAAAGAAATATTCATATCAATTATTGAAGAAAAACTTTCCGTGAAGGGAGAAAGGAAAAAAGAGGAAGAATTGAAAAACGAGGAGTGCTATAGGTCAGAAAGGGCATGTGGTTCATTCCAGAGGATCATTCAGCTACCTACAGATGTCATTGCTGATAAGGCAAGGGCAACGTATAAAGATGGTGTCCTGAAGATTACTGTACCAAAGTCGCACAAGGTCGTACCAAAAGAAATAAAGGTTGAGATTCAATAG
- a CDS encoding NifU family protein translates to MKEKVEEAIGKIRPFLQRDGGDIEFVEYADGVVKVKLTGACGSCPMSMMTLKMGVEKAIKQEIPEVKEVVAI, encoded by the coding sequence ATGAAAGAAAAGGTCGAGGAAGCAATTGGCAAGATAAGGCCGTTTTTACAGCGAGATGGCGGGGATATCGAGTTTGTCGAGTATGCAGACGGTGTAGTAAAGGTAAAATTGACAGGTGCCTGCGGAAGTTGTCCCATGAGCATGATGACCTTAAAAATGGGCGTAGAAAAGGCAATAAAACAAGAAATACCCGAAGTAAAAGAAGTAGTAGCCATATAA